A window from Lates calcarifer isolate ASB-BC8 linkage group LG7_2, TLL_Latcal_v3, whole genome shotgun sequence encodes these proteins:
- the LOC108902570 gene encoding lymphocyte antigen 6D, producing the protein MKAAVCALLLLLTLYQGEALKCNYCFSQGGNLCTPTTTQTCSGRANACAAVIFQAPLNRSFRQCMNMAVCQGYISTPGVFARCCSTDLCN; encoded by the exons ATGAAGGCTGCTGTGTGtgccctccttctcctgctgaCTCTATATCAAG GTGAGGCACTCAAGTGTAACTACTGTTTCTCACAGGGGGGTAACCTCTGCACCCCTACCACCACCCAGACCTGTTCAGGACGCGCTAATGCCTGTGCTGCGGTCATTTTTCAAGCCCCGCTGA ACCGTTCGTTCCGTCAGTGCATGAACATGGCCGTGTGTCAGGGCTACATCTCAACACCAGGTGTGTTCGCCAGGTGCTGCAGCACCGACCTCTGCAACTGA